One stretch of Variovorax sp. TBS-050B DNA includes these proteins:
- a CDS encoding T6SS immunity protein Tli4 family protein, whose amino-acid sequence MTSRIDKLFEHTKLLCFGRYVLTVPVDSRLSFGRDFPTLPNQAKDLDKIMGAERAKILAEDKTAEITYFGKGPAPNVWLIRSYGDKYAKELELEGFRVYYVVGPHIFEGGDATSKSYKTTPDSILKKTTEVAKNLRLREPDEVPTEQGLCHEYGFRRLDGSLGNTLSQIGLHIAALPDVVFSVESNQAASTQGSNGDGLLKLINDRKRGAGSRYPQLTTLREGKKKLHGWDGEESLVRYPDGHHDFEWMFIGETGNVARPALIDVTMRTKVAADRVGAAEASSLNDEEAIELWERLLEGFKFRVAVPGAPPEAVAIK is encoded by the coding sequence ATGACGAGCCGTATCGACAAACTGTTCGAGCACACCAAGCTGCTGTGCTTCGGGCGCTATGTGCTGACAGTACCCGTGGATTCGCGCCTCTCTTTTGGGCGCGACTTTCCGACATTGCCCAATCAGGCGAAGGATCTGGACAAGATCATGGGGGCCGAGCGGGCAAAGATTCTGGCGGAAGACAAGACGGCCGAGATCACCTATTTCGGCAAAGGTCCTGCACCAAACGTGTGGTTGATTCGTTCCTATGGGGACAAGTATGCAAAGGAATTGGAGTTAGAAGGCTTTCGCGTGTACTACGTCGTTGGACCGCACATCTTTGAAGGCGGGGACGCGACCTCCAAAAGCTACAAGACCACTCCCGACTCCATCCTCAAGAAAACCACCGAGGTCGCGAAAAATCTTCGCCTGCGCGAGCCAGACGAAGTTCCCACCGAGCAAGGGCTCTGCCATGAGTACGGCTTTCGACGACTCGATGGCTCCTTGGGAAACACTCTTTCCCAAATCGGCCTGCACATCGCCGCCCTCCCCGACGTAGTCTTCAGCGTCGAAAGCAACCAGGCCGCCAGCACTCAAGGCAGCAACGGCGACGGCCTGCTCAAGCTCATCAACGACCGCAAGCGCGGCGCCGGCAGCCGCTACCCACAGCTCACCACGTTGCGCGAGGGAAAGAAGAAGCTTCACGGCTGGGACGGCGAAGAGTCTCTCGTGCGCTACCCCGACGGTCACCACGACTTCGAGTGGATGTTCATCGGCGAAACCGGGAACGTGGCACGGCCGGCCCTGATCGACGTGACGATGCGCACCAAGGTGGCTGCCGATCGCGTGGGCGCGGCAGAAGCCTCTTCGCTCAACGACGAAGAGGCCATCGAGCTCTGGGAACGCCTGCTCGAAGGCTTCAAGTTCCGCGTGGCGGTACCGGGGGCGCCGCCCGAGGCGGTTGCGATCAAGTAG
- a CDS encoding T6SS immunity protein Tli4 family protein, giving the protein MSRRIDKLFEPTKLLCFGRYVLTVPVDSRLSFGRDFPTLPNQANELAKIMAAERAKILAANDTAEISYSGKGPAPNIWLIRSYKSVSAKEVKLESFRIFHLVGPHIFVDRRGTGNGATERSILLDILETAKNLRLREPDEVPKDPGLCHEYGFTRDATYASALSQVGLHIAALPDVVFSVESNQAASTQGSNGDGLLKLINDRKREAGSRYPQLTTLREGKKKLHGWDGEESLVRYPDGHHDFEWMFIGETGNVARPALIDVTMRTKVAADRVGAAAASSLTDEEAIELWDRLLEGFKFRVAVPGAPPEAVAIK; this is encoded by the coding sequence ATGAGCCGACGCATCGACAAACTATTCGAGCCCACCAAGCTGCTGTGCTTCGGGCGCTACGTGCTGACAGTACCCGTGGATTCGCGCCTCTCTTTCGGGCGCGACTTCCCGACACTGCCCAATCAGGCGAACGAGTTGGCCAAGATCATGGCCGCTGAGCGGGCAAAGATTCTGGCAGCAAACGACACAGCAGAAATTTCCTACTCAGGCAAAGGACCCGCTCCCAATATTTGGCTGATCCGTTCATATAAAAGCGTTTCGGCAAAAGAAGTGAAACTGGAAAGCTTTCGTATTTTCCATCTTGTAGGCCCCCATATTTTTGTGGACAGAAGAGGAACAGGCAACGGCGCGACCGAACGATCTATTCTTCTCGACATCCTTGAAACCGCGAAGAACTTGCGCTTGCGCGAGCCCGATGAAGTCCCCAAAGACCCGGGCCTGTGCCACGAATACGGATTCACCCGCGACGCGACCTACGCCAGCGCGTTGTCACAAGTCGGTCTGCACATCGCCGCCCTCCCCGACGTGGTTTTCAGCGTCGAAAGCAACCAGGCCGCCAGCACCCAAGGCAGCAATGGCGACGGCCTGCTCAAGCTCATCAACGACCGCAAGCGAGAAGCAGGCAGCCGCTACCCGCAGCTCACCACGTTGCGCGAGGGAAAGAAGAAGCTTCACGGCTGGGACGGCGAAGAATCCCTTGTGCGCTACCCCGACGGTCACCACGACTTCGAGTGGATGTTCATCGGCGAGACCGGCAACGTGGCACGACCGGCCCTGATCGACGTGACGATGCGCACCAAGGTGGCTGCCGATCGCGTGGGCGCGGCGGCCGCCTCTTCACTCACCGATGAAGAGGCCATCGAGCTCTGGGACCGGCTGCTCGAAGGCTTCAAGTTCCGCGTGGCGGTGCCGGGGGCGCCGCCCGAGGCGGTTGCGATCAAGTAG